One Helicoverpa armigera isolate CAAS_96S chromosome 1, ASM3070526v1, whole genome shotgun sequence genomic window carries:
- the LOC110374523 gene encoding nuclear pore complex protein Nup153 — translation MSQMFPENKEKQPRTSSNETNNSFVKNVTSRVSGLLPSTITKWFSSPSSSNANGSTFTAEASDSSEDEATETTVITQPPAKRMRFNPPGTYNHYSPTEAPCSSYDVEIIETPYSPYTGTQYAQPSRNTYTTPLRPQNEEQDKMEQETTSRMFKLPYTVSSTGQSVINKRKSIFDTTSREEIKAKEAVKSVANAVRDPKQPSFKPSLLGSPFYPGRTMYGGAASSYINQPNIKQESVAVVKETKSNDDSAISSSARRVMDLLESYSSPLMEARRIPLYTKPKNEGFSDSPNRYSPYASKIISPKTQELHVPSVASILRLKKKSRLMDTTKIARQIIASHSSTSGYSMYQDQAERKEPEKEQPKKMTTKVKSRLTRVDRRNTEEVDAPTPVELPTGGLQLDQDNLPKFSFGSAAFKLPATSTPKPAPCEKININVSKVTPVTPVNLFKFSNPDTVLSDTLQVSLEATPPIYTFKSPDLRTDQIFENKRDEGSVINVVKESGKNTTVSIDWQCSECWVKNKPEANKCVCCGSKPPTKKAKCSVCKLADSQSQKDKCANCEKMSVSNVASPIFATPTGISQASKWKCEDCWVSNEDSANKCACCGGSRPDKSSNAAAAVTVAATTSIFTSNTAAVIPSTVPLTDISKTDADWKCEDCWISNKSTVDKCAACGGARLGVKQNNPANVTSNTSSFFGTSDDKFKTIIQSQKSDKWECLSCLVNNESDKDKCVCCGAAKESKNKTPGPKFNFGTVANSSFKFGIDPKVQEATIAQKPEVNSTIESKTKPQSETNNNVLAETPTFTFTLPTKKVDVKADDSKGQSNEAPKMNFTFGIPKAIPAGTDTKKDAEEEKAQEVPSVDLNSPVINNENKTLPPAVNSLNTLAAEAKKDLKVNSVSSPVVPNAEQPKPTFSFGVNAPKLFEAPSSTASTMNLFTQQTQSTTVTTTSAPTLSLFKPPAATTTATSLFQSPAPLFQNTEKTNNTTTGPMFTFGSNGPSNPAPSAAIPAATEKPKFQFTFGSNSAPKTDPPAMFKSPFAAPESNVNTNAFNLPAGTTLGTSNSLPSNALGSNGLAVTNGLTGNALAGNTLGGNTLTIGGTGTLGGTNGLSANALSVGSSMQPSSSLTGGATGLFNNTVQKENVWSPSSNASTPNLFVSNTTTSSLQKPAAFTFGSATPFNAANSTPTFGAAAAPTQNMFGMNSQNNSSQSSMFSNTVQSPASGNLFGTPQPASNPAPQMPMFGGPSIGATPAFGAPNPSIPSFEAPSLTQPAAPAFNFGTSQSTGIFGFGQQAPLQQQQMQPAPLQSQQPGGVYSFGGPPAGTPQVQFSMGSGANPSVRRVRKAVRRNPQR, via the exons ATGAGCCAAATGTTTCCTGAAAATAAGGAGAAGCAACCGCGCACATCGTCAAACGAAACTAACAAC TCATTTGTCAAGAATGTAACATCCAGAGTATCTGGCTTACTACCTAGTACAATCACAAAGTGGTTCAGTAGTCCAAGCTCTTCAAATGCAAACGGTTCTACTTTTACTGCTGAAGCATCAGACTCCTCAGAAGATGAAGCAACAGAAACTACCGTAATAACTCAACCACCAGCAAAGCGTATGCGTTTCAACCCACCTGGAACATATAACCACTACAGTCCTACAGAA gcACCTTGCTCGTCTTATGATGTTGAGATCATAGAAACCCCATACAGTCCATACACTGGTACACAGTATGCGCAGCCAAGCCGGAACACTTACACCACACCACTGCGTCCCCAGAATGAAGAACAAGATAAAATGGAACAAGAGACAACATCCCGTATGTTCAAGCTGCCATATACTGTGTCTAGTACTGGCCAATCAGTCATCAATAAAAGAAAGTCAATTTTCGATACCACATCCAGAGAAGAAATTAAAGCAAAGGAAGCTG TGAAATCAGTGGCCAATGCAGTGCGTGATCCAAAGCAGCCCAGCTTTAAACCTAGTCTACTTGGATCACCATTTTACCCTGGCAGGACTATGTATGGGGGAGCAGCATCTTCATACATAAACCAGCCTAACATAAAACAAGAATCTGTGGCAGTAGTGAAGGAGACCAAGAGCAATGACGACTCGGCTATCAGCAGCTCTGCGCGGCGTGTCATGGATCTATTAGAAAGTTACTCCTCCCCACTCATGGAAGCCAGGAGGATTCCGCTATATACTAAGCCTAAAAACGAAGGCTTCAGCGATTCCCCTAACAGATACTCACCTTACGCGAGtaaaattatat CCCCCAAGACACAAGAGCTCCATGTTCCCAGCGTTGCGTCAATACTGCGACTGAAGAAGAAATCTCGTCTCATGGACACGACAAAAATCGCGCGACAAATTATAGCTTCACACAGCAGTACTTCAGGCTATTCTATGTATCAGGATCAAGCTGAACG gaaaGAGCCAGAGAAAGAGCAGCCCAAGAAAATGACTACCAAAGTGAAATCAAGGCTTACAAGAGTTGACCGACGAAACACAGAAGAGGTTGATGCACCGACTCCAGTGGAACTGCCCACGGGCGGCCTTCAATTAGATCAGGACAACTTACCTAAGTTTTCTTTCGGTTCCGCGGCGTTTAAACTACCGGCCACATCTACGCCTAAACCTGCGCCCTgtgagaaaattaatattaatgtatcTAAAGTCACTCCAGTCACTCCAGTCAATCTATTCAAATTTTCCAACCCTGATACAGTGTTGAGTGACACACTTCAAGTGAGTCTGGAGGCGACACCTCCGATATACACCTTTAAAAGTCCAGATCTCCGAACAGATCagatatttgaaaacaaacgTGACGAAGGTTCTGTTATAAATGTTGTCAAAGAATCCGGAAAAAATACTACTGTGTCAATAGACTGGCAGTGTTCTGAATGCtgggttaaaaataaacctgaaGCCAACAAGTGTGTCTGTTGTGGCTCCAAACCACCTACAAAGAAAGCTAAATGTTCTGTTTGCAAACTTGCCGATAGTCAATCACAAAAAGACAAATGTGCAAATTGTGAAAAGATGTCAGTTTCTAATGTAGCAAGTCCAATCTTTGCAACACCAACTGGAATAAGTCAGGCATCAAAATGGAAGTGTGAAGATTGCTGGGTGAGCAACGAGGACAGCGCGAACAAGTGCGCTTGCTGTGGGGGCAGCCGGCCTGACAAGTCGAGTAATGCAGCCGCTGCTGTAACAGTCGCGGCGACCACGAGTATCTTCACCTCGAACACCGCCGCAGTCATACCAAGCACTGTGCCTTTGACAGACATCTCAAAAACGGATGCTGATTGGAAATGCGAAGATTGCTGGATCTCTAATAAGAGTACTGTAGACAAATGTGCGGCCTGTGGCGGGGCCCGGCTCGGTGTCAAACAAAACAATCCCGCTAATGTGACGTCCAACACGTCGTCGTTCTTCGGAACTAGTGACGATAAATTTAAAACGATTATTCAATCTCAAAAATCAGATAAATGGGAATGTTTAAGCTGTTTAGTCAACAATGAGAGTGATAAAGATAAATGCGTATGCTGTGGAGCAGCAAaagaaagcaaaaataaaacacctgGGCCTAAGTTCAACTTCGGAACCGTTGCAAATAGTTCATTTAAATTTGGCATTGATCCAAAAGTGCAAGAGGCTACCATCGCACAAAAACCAGAAGTAAATTCAACGATAGAATCTAAAACCAAACCACAATCTGAAACAAACAATAATGTATTAGCTGAGACACCAACATTCACATTTACTTTACCCACTAAAAAGGTGGATGTAAAAGCTGATGATTCCAAAGGCCAGTCAAATGAGGCTCCAAAAATGAATTTTACATTCGGTATACCGAAAGCAATTCCTGCAGGTACAGACACCAAGAAAGATGCGGAGGAAGAAAAAGCGCAAGAAGTTCCATCAGTTGACTTAAATTCTCCAgtcataaacaatgaaaataagacCTTACCACCTGCTGTAAACTCACTTAACACGCTAGCAGCTGAAGCGAAAAAGGATTTGAAAGTCAATTCGGTGTCTTCACCGGTAGTGCCCAATGCAGAGCAGCCAAAACCAACCTTCTCATTTGGTGTAAATGCTCCCAAGCTGTTCGAAGCTCCGTCTAGTACGGCGTCGACGATGAACTTGTTTACGCAGCAAACACAATCCACTACTGTGACGACGACTAGTGCCCCAACGTTATCCCTGTTTAAGCCACCTGCCGCCACTACGACGGCGACGTCCTTATTTCAATCGCCTGCGCCATTATTTCAAAACACTGAGAAGACTAACAATACTACCACTGGACCAATGTTTACTTTTGGCAGTAACGGACCCAGTAACCCTGCGCCATCCGCAGCGATACCTGCTGCGACAGAAAAGCCAAAATTCCAGTTTACGTTTGGTAGCAATTCCGCACCCAAAACTGATCCGCCTGCAATGTTCAAGTCTCCTTTTGCCGCACCCGAAAGTAACGTTAACACGAACGCCTTTAATCTACCTGCTGGGACCACGTTGGGTACTAGCAATAGTTTACCATCCAACGCGTTGGGAAGCAATGGTTTGGCGGTTACTAATGGGCTTACAGGAAATGCTTTGGCAGGGAACACACTCGGCGGGAATACTTTGACGATCGGAGGCACTGGCACTCTAGGAGGTACAAATGGGTTGTCGGCTAACGCGCTATCAGTGGGAAGCAGCATGCAACCCAGCAGTTCCTTAACAGGCGGTGCAACAGGCTTGTTCAATAACACCGTGCAGAAAGAGAATGTGTGGTCACCGAGTAGTAATGCGTCAACCCCAAATTTGTTTGTGTCTAATACGACTACAAGTAGTTTGCAGAAGCCGGCCGCGTTTACTTTTGGTTCGGCAACGCCGTTTAATGCTGCCAATAGTACACCGACATTTGGTGCTGCCGCAGCGCCGACTCAGAACATGTTTGGTATGAACAGCCAGAATAACAGCAGTCAGTCATCGATGTTCTCCAATACTGTTCAAAGTCCGGCATCAGGCAACCTGTTCGGGACGCCGCAGCCGGCCAGTAACCCCGCCCCACAGATGCCGATGTTCGGCGGTCCTAGTATTGGCGCGACTCCCGCGTTCGGCGCACCGAACCCATCCATACCTTCGTTTGAGGCGCCCTCCTTGACGCAACCGGCGGCGCCTGCCTTCAACTTTGGTACATCCCAGTCGACTGGCATTTTTGGATTTGGACAGcag GCTCCGCTTCAGCAGCAGCAGATGCAGCCGGCGCCCCTGCAGAGCCAGCAGCCGGGCGGCGTGTACAGCTTCGGCGGCCCGCCCGCCGGCACGCCGCAGGTGCAGTTCAGCATGGGCAGTGGCGCCAATCCCTCTGTGCGACGCGTGCGAAAGGCCGTTCGCAGAAACCCGCAACGATGA